Proteins from a genomic interval of Gordonia sp. SL306:
- a CDS encoding iron-containing alcohol dehydrogenase — MTRAAVRIAKFHTPEIIIGHESLAEVPRAAAGLGIQRLMIVSDLHIMGTPWYPELADRLRSTGLQVYSFTGVSPNPRAQEISAALEHYESAGCEGLVALGGGSVIDAAKGIAILAANGGHILQYEGIDRARRPLPPLVAAPTTAGSGSDVSQFCIINDVDRRTKVTIIGRGLVPDVSVIDPRVLATMPPAVVAQSGMDAITHCIEAFASLAHSRLTDTAALSAIATAWHSIERLVDDPGDSAAGLDMAYAALEAGMAFTNAILGATHAMSHPVGGLCDAPHGAINAVLLPHVIRFNADRDPRPYVDLARAVGIGESGSDRATADRLAERVAGLAVRVGLPGSLGSLGVRREHLEILTSNAMADACMTTNPRQPTADDVARIYLEAL; from the coding sequence ATGACCCGCGCCGCGGTACGTATCGCCAAGTTCCACACCCCCGAGATCATCATCGGGCACGAGTCGTTGGCCGAGGTGCCGCGCGCGGCAGCAGGACTCGGGATTCAGAGACTGATGATCGTCTCCGACCTGCACATCATGGGTACGCCCTGGTATCCGGAGCTCGCGGATCGGCTGAGATCAACTGGCCTGCAAGTGTATTCGTTCACCGGTGTGTCACCGAACCCGCGCGCCCAGGAGATATCCGCGGCACTCGAGCACTACGAGTCCGCGGGCTGCGAGGGACTCGTCGCGCTGGGGGGCGGCTCGGTGATCGACGCGGCGAAGGGGATTGCGATCCTCGCGGCCAACGGCGGTCACATCCTGCAATACGAGGGCATCGACCGTGCGCGGCGTCCACTTCCGCCGCTGGTTGCGGCACCGACGACGGCAGGCAGCGGGTCCGACGTCTCCCAGTTCTGCATCATCAACGACGTCGATCGCCGGACCAAGGTCACCATCATCGGCCGCGGATTGGTTCCCGATGTGTCGGTGATCGACCCTCGCGTGTTGGCGACCATGCCACCCGCGGTCGTCGCCCAGTCCGGAATGGACGCGATCACCCATTGCATCGAGGCCTTCGCGTCGCTTGCGCACAGTCGGCTGACCGATACGGCCGCGCTGTCGGCCATCGCCACCGCGTGGCACAGCATCGAACGTCTGGTGGATGATCCGGGGGACAGTGCGGCGGGACTGGACATGGCCTATGCGGCACTCGAGGCCGGGATGGCGTTCACCAACGCGATTCTCGGTGCGACGCATGCCATGAGCCATCCGGTCGGTGGACTCTGCGACGCGCCGCATGGCGCGATCAATGCGGTGCTCCTCCCACACGTGATCCGGTTCAACGCCGATCGCGATCCGCGACCGTATGTCGATCTCGCGCGCGCGGTGGGTATCGGAGAGTCGGGGTCGGACCGTGCCACGGCCGACCGACTGGCCGAGCGAGTCGCCGGGCTGGCCGTCCGGGTGGGATTGCCCGGCTCGCTCGGGTCGCTCGGTGTGCGGCGAGAACATCTCGAGATCCTGACGTCGAACGCGATGGCCGACGCGTGTATGACGACCAATCCCCGCCAACCGACCGCCGACGACGTGGCGCGGATCTACCTCGAGGCCCTGTGA
- a CDS encoding APC family permease has product MTGPSEPSTPREASTDLVDKGLASGKVGTFAGAILGISCVAPGYTLTASIGLIVAAVGLKMPAIFIAGFIPMFLTAYAYRELNSRAPDCGASFTWSTKAFGPYVGWMCGWGMVLATIIVLSNLAAIAVEFFYLFIARVFNAPDVANLADNKAVNILTTLAFIALATYISGRGITTSERVQYILVGFQMIVLVAFAIAAIVESVNGNAPAGLQFSLEWFNPFTGMALGAFVIGVTGSIFAFWGWDTCLTLGEESKDPTKVPGRAGLLCVISILLTYLLVAVAVMMYAGVGTTGIGLGNEEISENVFGALAYPVLGSWAGPLLFLAILASSAASLQTTFLPAARTMLAMGAYGAFPKKLASVHPRFLVPTYSTVVAGAITGIFYTVVSLLSEHTLLDTIAALGIMICWYYGITAFACVWFFRNELFSSARNVVFKFLFPLLGGIMLTAVFVISVRESMDPDNGSGASIFGIGLVFYMGFGLLALGLVLMFVMRTRSPDFFAGRTLRRDTPALVDESSLIQK; this is encoded by the coding sequence ATGACCGGTCCGTCCGAACCGTCCACTCCTCGGGAGGCTTCGACCGATCTGGTGGACAAAGGCCTCGCCTCCGGCAAGGTCGGCACCTTCGCCGGTGCCATACTCGGCATTTCCTGCGTGGCCCCGGGGTACACGCTCACGGCCAGTATCGGCCTGATCGTCGCCGCAGTGGGCCTCAAGATGCCCGCGATCTTCATCGCCGGCTTCATACCGATGTTCCTGACCGCGTACGCGTATCGAGAACTCAACTCACGCGCACCCGACTGCGGGGCCTCCTTCACCTGGTCCACCAAGGCATTCGGTCCCTACGTCGGTTGGATGTGCGGCTGGGGCATGGTCCTCGCCACCATCATCGTGTTGTCGAACCTTGCTGCGATCGCGGTCGAATTCTTCTATTTGTTCATCGCCCGCGTCTTCAATGCTCCCGACGTCGCAAACCTCGCGGACAACAAAGCCGTCAACATTCTCACCACTCTCGCTTTCATCGCTCTGGCCACCTACATATCGGGGCGGGGAATCACGACGAGCGAACGTGTCCAATACATTCTCGTCGGATTCCAGATGATCGTCCTGGTCGCCTTCGCCATCGCCGCCATCGTCGAGTCGGTGAACGGCAACGCGCCTGCCGGCCTGCAGTTCAGCCTGGAGTGGTTCAACCCGTTCACCGGCATGGCGCTCGGTGCGTTCGTCATCGGGGTCACCGGTTCGATCTTCGCGTTCTGGGGCTGGGACACCTGCCTGACACTCGGCGAGGAGTCGAAGGACCCGACGAAGGTGCCCGGACGGGCCGGTCTACTCTGCGTGATCTCGATCCTCCTCACCTACCTGCTCGTCGCGGTGGCCGTGATGATGTACGCGGGCGTCGGGACCACGGGCATCGGGCTGGGCAACGAGGAGATCTCCGAGAACGTCTTCGGCGCACTCGCCTACCCGGTCCTCGGCAGCTGGGCCGGGCCCCTGCTGTTTCTCGCGATCCTCGCGTCGTCGGCGGCAAGTCTGCAGACGACGTTCCTGCCCGCGGCGCGAACAATGCTCGCGATGGGCGCCTACGGCGCCTTCCCCAAGAAGCTCGCCTCCGTTCATCCGAGGTTCCTGGTGCCGACGTACAGCACCGTCGTCGCCGGGGCCATCACCGGAATCTTCTACACGGTCGTCAGCCTGCTCTCCGAACACACACTTCTCGACACCATCGCTGCGCTCGGCATCATGATCTGCTGGTACTACGGGATCACCGCGTTCGCATGTGTCTGGTTCTTCCGCAACGAGCTGTTCAGCAGCGCCCGCAACGTCGTGTTCAAGTTCTTGTTCCCACTCCTGGGGGGCATCATGCTCACTGCGGTGTTCGTGATCTCCGTCCGCGAGAGCATGGACCCCGACAACGGCAGTGGCGCCTCGATCTTCGGAATCGGACTCGTTTTCTACATGGGATTCGGACTGCTGGCATTGGGCCTGGTCCTGATGTTCGTGATGCGGACGCGCTCACCGGACTTCTTCGCCGGTCGCACCCTCCGCCGTGATACCCCGGCACTGGTCGACGAGAGCTCGCTCATCCAGAAATGA
- a CDS encoding VWA domain-containing protein, with amino-acid sequence MEGAVHRFVRLLRLHGIRIGVSEAMDAMRAVGTAEILGDRELLRSALAVCLIKDRRDEATFHEVFDRFFGLRAVVDGDDGQGHSHTHDDLSDSGELEEYTLSGEVGQTPQQGHSHGPPSNIRQYFDPEDLAEQYNLHQEANKLDMASLTDEIVLSADEVPNSEAAARVQLTVSRLHNPGRPGELVAGTSTQLDAELSVAQEMALLDWLDTDGEGTGPQPDAEALAALRSALAGLLDGLPEKLRDHLEQLMASDHELESREIEASVRDAIGENERASLEDSIRRLIRSLHGAPRARRKTAARGTVDAARTMRANLRYDGVPFRPVTVAKVTDRPSLVLLTDVSLSVRSAARFTLQLVHGLQSMVAHVRSFAFVSDLVEITDLFAEHPPEEALSLVVSGLPAGGVLDTDADSDYGSALGAFLEEFGGAINRRTTVIVLGDGRSNGRDPNLAAFEEITRRARETIWITPEPSHSWGLGSCDLPAYAALCDRLHVVHDLSALEQVSVDTRGS; translated from the coding sequence ATGGAAGGGGCTGTCCACCGGTTCGTGCGTCTGCTGCGGCTGCACGGTATCCGCATCGGGGTCTCCGAGGCGATGGACGCGATGCGCGCCGTCGGCACCGCGGAGATCCTCGGCGATCGAGAGCTGCTCCGTTCGGCGCTCGCCGTGTGCCTGATCAAGGACCGCCGCGACGAGGCGACGTTCCACGAGGTGTTCGATCGGTTCTTCGGACTCCGTGCCGTGGTGGACGGAGATGACGGACAAGGGCATTCACACACCCACGACGACCTGAGCGACTCGGGCGAGCTCGAGGAGTACACGCTCTCCGGCGAGGTGGGTCAAACGCCCCAGCAAGGACACAGTCACGGACCGCCGTCGAACATCAGACAGTATTTCGACCCGGAAGACCTCGCCGAGCAGTACAACCTCCATCAGGAGGCCAACAAGCTCGACATGGCGTCGTTGACCGACGAGATCGTGCTGTCCGCCGACGAGGTGCCGAACTCCGAGGCGGCAGCACGGGTGCAGCTCACGGTCTCGCGGTTGCACAACCCCGGCAGACCGGGTGAGCTGGTGGCCGGCACATCGACCCAGCTCGACGCCGAACTGTCCGTGGCGCAGGAGATGGCGCTGCTCGACTGGCTCGACACCGACGGCGAGGGGACCGGCCCCCAGCCCGATGCAGAGGCACTCGCCGCGCTGCGCAGCGCCCTCGCCGGTCTCCTCGACGGTCTGCCCGAGAAGTTGCGTGATCACCTCGAGCAACTGATGGCGAGCGACCACGAACTCGAGAGTCGCGAGATCGAGGCCTCGGTCCGCGACGCCATCGGTGAGAACGAGCGGGCGAGCCTGGAGGATTCCATCCGACGGCTCATCCGAAGCCTGCACGGCGCACCGCGTGCCCGCCGGAAAACGGCTGCGCGCGGCACGGTCGATGCGGCCCGCACGATGCGGGCCAACCTCCGCTACGACGGTGTCCCGTTTCGTCCCGTCACCGTCGCGAAGGTGACGGATCGTCCCAGTCTCGTTCTCCTCACCGACGTTTCGCTCTCGGTGCGCTCGGCGGCCCGGTTCACGTTGCAGTTGGTGCACGGGTTGCAGAGCATGGTCGCCCATGTCCGGTCCTTCGCATTCGTCTCGGATCTCGTCGAGATCACCGACCTGTTCGCAGAACATCCGCCCGAGGAGGCGCTTTCGCTGGTCGTCTCGGGGTTGCCTGCGGGCGGCGTTCTCGACACCGACGCCGACTCGGACTACGGCTCTGCTCTGGGCGCGTTCCTGGAGGAGTTCGGCGGCGCGATCAACCGTCGCACGACGGTGATCGTGCTCGGAGACGGTCGCAGCAACGGTCGGGATCCGAATCTGGCTGCGTTCGAGGAGATCACCCGGCGCGCGCGGGAGACCATCTGGATCACTCCGGAGCCGAGCCACTCGTGGGGTCTGGGATCGTGCGACCTGCCTGCCTACGCGGCCCTGTGTGACCGGCTGCACGTGGTCCACGACCTGTCCGCATTGGAGCAGGTCTCCGTCGACACACGTGGCTCGTGA
- a CDS encoding universal stress protein, which translates to MKLLVAYLATPGGEDAVALGACLARTLNASLDITLVIPPDRPEAFASTGSYADVLDDAAKEWLAGAAALVPDDVTVATHVAFDENSADGILKEAVRLNSTLLVVGASGGGLIGRHSLGSVVNDLLHSSSIPVALAPRGFSHTGSARVRAITAAIGRRPGAEILLDTALELSAQGDLPLRLLSLVSRDDMPPRRSPQDEEKATAHAVELAQRALDTAQQRLPESTPLSSAIAEGRSVEDAVATVDWHDGDVIMVGSSRLAAPRKLFLGSTAAKMLRVLAVPMIVVPRQAPQ; encoded by the coding sequence ATGAAGTTGCTCGTCGCGTATCTGGCAACGCCGGGAGGCGAGGACGCCGTCGCGCTCGGCGCGTGCCTGGCCCGCACCCTCAACGCATCACTCGACATCACTCTGGTGATCCCGCCCGACCGGCCGGAGGCGTTCGCGAGCACTGGCAGCTATGCCGACGTCCTCGACGATGCGGCGAAGGAATGGCTGGCAGGGGCTGCGGCCCTGGTACCCGACGACGTGACCGTCGCGACTCACGTGGCATTCGACGAGAACTCCGCCGACGGAATCCTCAAGGAGGCCGTCCGGCTGAACTCGACCCTGCTCGTCGTCGGCGCCTCCGGAGGTGGACTCATCGGCCGGCATTCGCTCGGGTCGGTCGTCAACGATCTGTTGCACAGTTCTTCGATCCCGGTGGCGTTGGCCCCCAGAGGCTTCAGCCATACCGGGTCGGCCCGCGTCCGGGCGATCACTGCGGCCATCGGGCGACGGCCGGGGGCGGAGATCCTGTTGGACACGGCACTCGAACTGAGTGCGCAGGGGGATCTCCCATTGCGACTGCTCTCCTTGGTGTCACGTGACGACATGCCGCCCCGCCGATCGCCGCAGGACGAGGAGAAGGCCACCGCCCACGCCGTCGAACTCGCGCAGCGAGCACTCGACACGGCACAGCAGCGCCTACCCGAGAGCACGCCGTTGAGTTCCGCCATCGCTGAGGGGCGCAGTGTCGAAGATGCGGTCGCCACCGTCGACTGGCATGACGGGGATGTGATCATGGTCGGGTCGAGCCGACTCGCTGCGCCGCGGAAGCTCTTCCTGGGTTCTACGGCGGCCAAGATGCTGCGGGTGCTCGCGGTGCCGATGATCGTCGTCCCCCGACAGGCACCGCAATGA
- a CDS encoding MadR family response regulator transcription factor, giving the protein MTTAEVTGVRTMLVDDHALLREGIRSLLAREGSISVVGEADSYDAALAEVTRCRPDVVVVDLKLTAGTEYEGLRLIKEIADRHPGVSSLVLTTFLDDDLVVRAVKAGARGYVVKDVDTTELVRAIQAVSGGGSAFDPRSAAIVLRTVSGDGGVPEALTEREREVLRLLADGLSNKRIGQTLYISESTVKFHIRNIIRKLGVSKRTDAVYIASKRGLI; this is encoded by the coding sequence ATGACCACTGCAGAGGTGACCGGGGTTCGGACGATGCTGGTCGACGACCACGCGTTGCTCCGCGAGGGGATTCGCTCGCTCCTGGCCCGTGAGGGATCGATTTCCGTGGTCGGTGAGGCGGACTCCTACGACGCGGCTCTGGCGGAGGTCACCCGATGCCGGCCCGACGTCGTGGTCGTCGATCTCAAGCTCACGGCGGGCACCGAGTACGAGGGACTGCGCCTGATCAAGGAGATCGCCGATCGTCACCCGGGGGTGTCATCCCTGGTGTTGACCACGTTTCTCGACGACGATCTGGTCGTCCGGGCGGTGAAGGCCGGCGCCCGCGGGTACGTGGTGAAGGACGTCGACACCACAGAGCTGGTCCGTGCGATCCAGGCCGTCTCCGGTGGCGGCAGCGCGTTCGACCCACGGAGTGCGGCCATCGTGCTGCGGACCGTGTCAGGTGACGGCGGGGTACCCGAGGCTCTCACCGAAAGGGAACGCGAGGTGCTGCGGCTGCTGGCCGACGGCCTGTCGAACAAGCGCATCGGGCAGACGCTCTACATCTCCGAATCGACCGTGAAGTTCCACATCCGCAACATCATCCGCAAGCTCGGTGTCTCCAAGCGCACCGATGCGGTCTACATCGCAAGCAAGCGCGGGTTGATCTGA
- a CDS encoding MadS family sensor histidine kinase: MGRTTRTGRGTDRTDVGGERSVTRAASPVDDEVPGLDRLDSLVGLHSVKGSHYAQFRGVEQRLTRVVGALDRISRALVQTAEGPETLVLSVVRAVQEHLDAQWVVFALCDGELERTGPRHLMLSRDGTIYAFEGVQMARAPSHLPDVVLNRLNDILRNQMAQLMRPVVDDHHLYVPLHLDGRVVGGLSAWTPDHQVVDSADLVVMRILARQAAVALLNAALLEESRHQLARAEDAFARATRQADDLAARNVELERTQRELSAVMRQRLVSEERERIARELHDSVTQSVLSAGMQIEVCRMETDAASADRLEVAGRLTRDAIEQLRSVIYALNQSPSVSELSLVEVLDGLCSMHMPADLETEVRVVGRARDLPDDIQHAILRIAGEALFNTAVHAEAAQARLTLTYGDATVQLSVDDDGLGDPGHMRKVLRAATLGDLAGRHRGLANMSVRADELGGTLRIRRSRLGGVRIGVEIPVGGDDRGSGDRRQENWR; encoded by the coding sequence ATGGGCCGCACGACGCGCACGGGCAGGGGTACCGACCGGACGGACGTGGGCGGCGAGCGGTCGGTGACGCGTGCGGCGAGTCCCGTTGATGACGAGGTGCCCGGCCTCGATCGGTTGGACTCGCTGGTCGGCCTGCATTCGGTCAAGGGATCGCACTACGCGCAGTTCCGAGGGGTCGAACAGCGCCTGACCAGGGTGGTCGGCGCGCTGGACCGCATTTCGCGGGCGTTGGTGCAGACCGCGGAGGGACCCGAGACGCTCGTGCTCTCGGTGGTGCGGGCGGTGCAGGAGCACCTCGACGCGCAATGGGTGGTGTTCGCGCTCTGCGACGGGGAACTCGAACGAACGGGACCCCGCCACCTGATGCTGAGCCGCGACGGCACGATCTACGCGTTCGAGGGCGTGCAGATGGCCCGTGCGCCCAGTCATCTGCCCGACGTCGTGCTCAACAGACTCAACGACATCCTGCGTAACCAGATGGCTCAGTTGATGCGCCCGGTGGTCGACGACCACCACCTGTATGTCCCGCTCCATCTCGACGGGCGGGTCGTCGGCGGATTGTCGGCGTGGACTCCCGACCATCAGGTCGTCGATTCCGCGGATCTCGTGGTCATGCGGATTCTGGCGCGTCAGGCCGCCGTCGCCCTGTTGAACGCGGCCTTGCTGGAGGAGAGCCGTCATCAGCTCGCCCGGGCCGAGGATGCGTTCGCGCGTGCCACCAGACAGGCCGACGACCTCGCTGCCAGGAACGTGGAACTCGAACGCACGCAACGTGAGTTGTCGGCGGTGATGCGCCAGCGCCTCGTCTCCGAGGAGCGCGAACGCATTGCCCGGGAATTGCACGACTCGGTGACCCAGTCGGTGCTCTCGGCAGGGATGCAGATCGAGGTGTGCCGGATGGAGACCGATGCGGCGAGTGCGGATCGACTCGAGGTTGCGGGGCGTCTGACGCGCGACGCGATCGAACAGTTGCGTTCGGTCATCTACGCCCTCAACCAGTCGCCGTCGGTGAGCGAGCTGAGCCTGGTCGAAGTCCTCGACGGTCTGTGCTCGATGCACATGCCCGCGGACCTCGAGACCGAGGTCCGCGTGGTCGGGCGCGCCCGTGACCTGCCGGACGACATCCAGCACGCCATCCTCCGGATCGCGGGCGAGGCGCTGTTCAACACCGCGGTGCACGCCGAGGCGGCGCAAGCGCGGCTGACGCTCACCTACGGGGATGCCACGGTGCAGCTCAGTGTCGACGACGACGGGCTCGGCGATCCCGGGCATATGCGCAAGGTGTTGCGGGCGGCGACGCTCGGGGACCTCGCCGGTCGCCATCGGGGGCTGGCCAACATGTCGGTACGCGCCGACGAGCTCGGCGGGACGTTGCGTATCCGCCGGTCGCGCCTCGGTGGCGTGCGGATAGGTGTCGAGATCCCGGTCGGCGGCGACGACCGGGGATCGGGCGACCGGAGACAGGAGAACTGGCGATGA
- a CDS encoding alpha/beta fold hydrolase, producing the protein MITHHLGRTIDWAGRTIRWDRFGEGPDLVFLHGTPWSSALWRPYAEALSPNFTVHLWDMPGYGLSSKVADHRVDLGTQGELFAHLLDVWGLEHPHVIAHDFGGAVALRARLLHSRRYSSVCLVDVVALSPWGSPFFTLVQRHADVFEQLPPAVHRGAVEAYIRGASHRGLRDDELEMLVRPWTDSDGQRAFYRQIAQANEKYTDEVEPLYGSIDEPTHIVWGAEDTWIPMDRAERLGRLIPHASTTLIRDAGHLIQLDAPTQLSAELTRWTSSQTTE; encoded by the coding sequence ATGATCACGCATCACCTGGGACGCACCATCGACTGGGCCGGCCGCACCATCCGCTGGGATCGTTTCGGCGAGGGCCCCGACCTGGTGTTCCTACACGGCACGCCATGGTCGTCGGCACTGTGGCGGCCATACGCGGAGGCACTCTCGCCGAACTTCACCGTCCACCTCTGGGACATGCCCGGGTACGGATTGTCGTCGAAAGTAGCCGATCATCGCGTCGACCTCGGAACTCAAGGTGAGCTCTTCGCACATCTCCTCGACGTCTGGGGGCTCGAACATCCCCATGTCATCGCCCACGACTTCGGCGGCGCCGTCGCTCTTCGGGCACGACTGCTACATAGCCGACGATACTCATCAGTGTGTCTGGTCGACGTCGTCGCGCTCAGCCCGTGGGGCTCGCCGTTCTTCACACTCGTCCAGCGGCACGCGGACGTCTTCGAACAGCTACCGCCCGCCGTCCATCGGGGCGCGGTCGAGGCCTACATCCGCGGTGCAAGTCACCGGGGCCTCCGCGACGACGAGCTCGAGATGCTCGTACGTCCGTGGACCGATTCGGACGGACAACGTGCCTTCTACCGACAGATCGCCCAGGCGAATGAGAAGTACACCGACGAGGTGGAGCCACTGTACGGATCCATCGACGAACCCACACATATCGTCTGGGGCGCAGAGGACACCTGGATTCCGATGGACCGTGCCGAACGATTGGGCAGATTGATCCCCCATGCGTCGACAACGCTCATCCGCGACGCCGGCCACCTGATCCAACTCGATGCGCCGACTCAACTGTCCGCTGAACTGACCCGATGGACGTCGTCGCAGACAACCGAATGA
- the mftM gene encoding mycofactocin oligosaccharide methyltransferase MftM, which translates to MSICEISAPVARRPAVRRTTCVPAGFRQCGDLAWREHGEAVEIVHRLDVATICDSAMLTGLIRLVDDGIITGQRAFEEAAVGIIRTCAATEARAWAAFYDNSLRELRTGTSPFGPVHRRARSLVAGDSLLEVGSCFGFLALQCAEDGYRVQACDISAGAVGLLTLAARRRHTEVDATVGDATALPFDDSSVDTVTLIHLLEHLDESAAQVALSEALRVARRRVVVAVPYEDRPSEHFGHLVRLTEVDLRRWTAGLDHAGTQYFEDHGGWLILTLR; encoded by the coding sequence GTGAGCATCTGCGAGATCAGTGCACCCGTCGCCCGCCGGCCGGCCGTTCGCCGCACCACCTGCGTACCCGCGGGATTCCGGCAATGCGGGGACCTCGCCTGGCGTGAACACGGGGAGGCCGTCGAGATCGTGCATCGGCTCGACGTGGCGACCATCTGCGACTCGGCAATGCTCACCGGCCTGATCCGACTCGTCGACGACGGCATCATCACAGGTCAGCGCGCATTCGAGGAGGCAGCGGTTGGAATCATCCGCACCTGCGCCGCCACCGAGGCACGAGCATGGGCCGCGTTCTACGACAACTCGCTGCGCGAGCTGCGCACCGGGACCTCTCCGTTCGGCCCGGTCCATCGCCGGGCACGCTCCCTCGTCGCCGGCGACAGCCTTCTCGAGGTCGGCTCCTGTTTCGGGTTCCTTGCCCTGCAGTGCGCGGAAGACGGCTACCGGGTGCAGGCCTGTGACATCTCCGCCGGCGCGGTCGGGCTGCTCACCCTGGCGGCCCGGCGCCGTCACACCGAGGTCGACGCCACGGTGGGCGATGCCACCGCCTTACCCTTCGACGACTCGTCGGTCGACACGGTCACCCTCATCCACCTGCTCGAACACCTCGACGAATCCGCCGCACAGGTTGCCCTGTCCGAGGCCTTGCGGGTCGCCCGGCGTCGGGTGGTGGTCGCCGTCCCCTACGAGGACAGGCCGAGCGAACACTTCGGACATCTCGTTCGGCTCACCGAAGTGGACCTGCGGCGCTGGACCGCCGGGCTGGACCATGCCGGCACACAGTACTTCGAGGACCACGGCGGCTGGTTGATCCTCACACTCCGGTGA
- a CDS encoding AAA family ATPase: protein MSVHLATEPAEDPTESGGDPRSLGSESGGDPRSLRSESGGDEPDEEFVDVADVIERFAAAGYLADQRLATTVFLQSRLGKPILLEGPAGVGKTQLAKTLAEVTGRELLRLQCYEGQDETTALYEWDYGKQLLYTQVLREKIGQVVADTSTIAEAVERIGAEESVFFSERFLAPRPLLEAVRSERPVVLLVDEVDRADEALEAVLLELLAEYQVSVPEIGTFVATHQPMIVLTSNNTRDLSAALKRRCLHLSLDYPESARELAIIKSKNTGLSETLAAKLVEIVRGLRELDLRKAPSISEAIDWARTLAVLGADELNSEILADTANVVVKYDRDLTRAIEALPRLVDPNAEVPDHLHSHGHSHGHGHSHGPPDHGHDHGHGDSEHSGQATRAAKDQPGRHANDYYGSPGSHNDAGTRGGVSPGQGNRSFKPRGGSGKRPF, encoded by the coding sequence ATGTCCGTGCACCTCGCCACCGAACCCGCCGAGGATCCCACCGAGTCCGGCGGCGACCCCCGTTCCCTGGGGAGTGAGTCCGGCGGCGATCCCCGTTCCCTGAGGAGCGAGTCCGGCGGCGACGAGCCCGACGAGGAGTTCGTCGATGTCGCCGACGTGATCGAGCGATTCGCGGCCGCCGGATATCTCGCTGATCAGCGACTGGCCACCACCGTGTTCCTGCAGAGCCGGCTGGGCAAACCGATCCTCCTCGAAGGCCCCGCAGGCGTGGGCAAGACCCAGCTGGCCAAGACCCTCGCCGAGGTGACCGGTCGTGAACTGCTACGCCTGCAGTGCTACGAGGGACAGGACGAGACCACCGCCCTTTACGAGTGGGACTATGGCAAACAACTGCTCTACACCCAGGTGTTGCGCGAGAAGATAGGTCAGGTCGTCGCCGACACGTCGACCATTGCCGAGGCAGTGGAACGGATCGGGGCCGAGGAGAGCGTGTTCTTCTCCGAACGGTTCCTCGCGCCACGCCCCCTCCTCGAGGCCGTGCGTTCGGAACGGCCCGTGGTACTGCTCGTCGACGAGGTCGATCGTGCCGACGAGGCGTTGGAAGCCGTGCTGCTCGAACTGCTCGCCGAGTATCAGGTCTCCGTGCCCGAGATCGGCACCTTCGTTGCGACCCACCAGCCGATGATCGTCTTGACCTCCAACAACACCCGAGATCTCTCGGCAGCTCTCAAACGGCGGTGCCTGCATCTCTCGCTGGATTATCCGGAGTCCGCCCGCGAACTCGCGATCATCAAGTCGAAGAACACCGGGCTGTCCGAGACGCTCGCGGCCAAGCTGGTCGAGATCGTCCGCGGTCTGCGAGAGCTCGACCTGCGGAAGGCGCCCAGCATCTCCGAGGCCATCGACTGGGCGCGGACACTCGCGGTGCTGGGTGCCGACGAACTGAACTCCGAGATCCTCGCGGACACCGCGAACGTCGTGGTCAAGTACGACCGAGATCTCACTCGCGCCATCGAGGCCCTGCCACGTCTCGTGGATCCGAATGCCGAGGTCCCCGATCATCTTCACTCCCATGGACATTCGCATGGGCACGGGCATTCGCACGGACCACCCGATCACGGTCATGACCATGGTCACGGCGACAGCGAGCACTCGGGTCAGGCCACACGGGCGGCGAAGGATCAACCGGGCAGACACGCGAACGACTACTACGGCTCGCCGGGCAGTCACAACGATGCCGGCACCCGGGGCGGAGTGAGCCCGGGACAGGGCAACCGGTCGTTCAAGCCGCGTGGCGGCTCCGGCAAGCGTCCGTTCTAG